From the Bacteroidales bacterium genome, one window contains:
- a CDS encoding helix-turn-helix domain-containing protein yields the protein MKPINRLKAVLAEQHRTGKWLAEKMGKNEATVSRWCTNKSQPPMETMSQIAELLDIDLKELFISTKK from the coding sequence ATGAAACCAATAAATAGGCTTAAAGCCGTATTAGCAGAACAACATCGTACAGGAAAATGGCTTGCTGAGAAAATGGGCAAAAATGAAGCAACCGTATCAAGATGGTGCACAAACAAAAGTCAACCACCGATGGAAACAATGTCTCAAATTGCAGAATTATTGGACATTGATTTAAAAGAGTTATTTATTTCTACAAAAAAGTAG